From a region of the Lates calcarifer isolate ASB-BC8 unplaced genomic scaffold, TLL_Latcal_v3 _unitig_643_quiver_2901, whole genome shotgun sequence genome:
- the LOC108879381 gene encoding cAMP-dependent protein kinase inhibitor beta — translation MTEVEPVLDFASSGRSGRRNALPDILGSPAGVNPGDLPLKLAELSLKDGPGGAQSPMAEEPPPPPESSEGKEGS, via the exons ATGACAGAAGTAGAGCCAGTGTTGGACTTTGCCTCCTCGGGACGCTCGGGGAGGCGAAATGCCCTGCCTGACATCCTGGGCTCACCGGCAGGCGTAAACCCCGGTGACCTGCCTCTTAAACTAGCTGAGCTGTCCCTCAAAG ATGGTCCGGGAGGGGCCCAGTCCCCCATGGCGGAGGAGCCTCCACCGCCACCGGAGAGCTCAGAGGGGAAAGAGGGATCGTAG